From Paenibacillus graminis, a single genomic window includes:
- a CDS encoding universal stress protein codes for MLFSKILLAYDGSKASNQALERAIELAKVTPGSSLYVVHAFEFPRFFIGEALAPLPASVNKDYYDLAVQTTDEVKSRLEAEGLNSTVELLQGSPAEVILTYAKEQGADVIVIGSRGLGGIREFVLGSVSHNVVQSARIPVLVVK; via the coding sequence ATGTTATTCTCGAAAATATTGCTGGCCTATGACGGTTCCAAGGCTTCCAATCAGGCGCTGGAGCGCGCGATCGAACTGGCCAAGGTAACTCCGGGCTCATCCCTTTACGTCGTACATGCTTTTGAATTCCCGCGTTTTTTTATCGGGGAAGCTCTCGCGCCTCTGCCGGCTTCAGTGAATAAGGATTATTATGATTTGGCGGTACAAACCACCGATGAAGTGAAAAGCCGTCTGGAAGCGGAAGGACTGAATTCGACAGTTGAACTGCTGCAGGGCTCCCCTGCTGAAGTGATATTGACTTACGCTAAGGAGCAGGGTGCGGATGTGATTGTGATCGGCAGCCGCGGGCTGGGCGGAATTCGTGAATTTGTTCTGGGCAGTGTAAGCCATAATGTGGTTCAGAGCGCGCGTATTCCAGTACTGGTCGTAAAATAA
- a CDS encoding phosphoribosylaminoimidazolesuccinocarboxamide synthase has translation MTYPAVSTAVDLVNAPLLYKGKVRELYDLGEEVLIVVTDRISAFDYVLDPAVPEKGNVLNRLSAFWFGKTSELMENHVVHIDVDQLGGIVKDREALRNRIMVVRKAERIDIECVVRGCITGGGWRQYQETGKVNGIGLPAGLRKNAQLSQPIFTPAAKNDVGHDEDIPFEKMQELVGADLALELKEKSLKLFAFAREYCEERGIILADCKFEFGLLDGKVILIDEIFTPDASRFWAKDKYALDIEIDSMDKEPVRTYLSASSWDKNSTPDPLPAEVVEETTRRYLDIYHRLTGKSL, from the coding sequence ATGACATACCCTGCCGTATCCACGGCTGTGGATCTCGTAAATGCACCGCTGCTCTACAAAGGAAAGGTTCGCGAGTTGTACGATCTGGGGGAAGAAGTGCTGATCGTGGTCACGGACCGGATATCCGCATTTGATTATGTGCTTGACCCGGCGGTGCCGGAGAAGGGCAATGTGCTTAACCGGCTCAGCGCGTTCTGGTTTGGCAAAACCAGTGAGCTGATGGAGAACCACGTCGTGCATATTGATGTGGACCAGCTGGGAGGGATCGTGAAGGACCGGGAGGCGCTCAGAAACCGCATTATGGTCGTCCGCAAAGCAGAGCGTATTGACATTGAATGCGTTGTGCGCGGCTGCATTACCGGCGGCGGCTGGCGGCAGTATCAGGAGACCGGCAAGGTCAACGGAATCGGGCTTCCTGCGGGCCTGCGCAAAAACGCGCAGCTGTCCCAGCCGATTTTCACCCCTGCGGCCAAAAATGATGTCGGTCACGACGAGGATATCCCTTTTGAGAAGATGCAGGAGCTGGTTGGTGCGGACCTTGCGCTGGAACTCAAGGAGAAGAGCCTGAAGCTGTTCGCTTTTGCCAGAGAGTACTGTGAAGAGCGTGGCATTATCCTGGCGGATTGCAAATTCGAGTTCGGGCTGCTGGACGGCAAGGTGATCCTGATCGACGAAATTTTTACCCCGGATGCTTCACGTTTCTGGGCCAAAGATAAATACGCGCTGGATATTGAGATTGACAGCATGGACAAGGAGCCGGTACGGACCTACCTTTCCGCATCCTCCTGGGACAAGAACAGCACCCCGGACCCGCTCCCGGCAGAAGTCGTGGAAGAAACCACCCGCCGTTATCTGGATATTTATCATCGCCTTACGGGCAAGTCGTTATAG
- the purK gene encoding 5-(carboxyamino)imidazole ribonucleotide synthase yields MRPEELKAGGMAAPAEKLKAQSLGAAGQSSPEGRGNAKPAAAASGDTAAPGTGAPRTLLPGATIGVLGGGQLGRMMALAGSAMGYRFVALDPAPDAPCGQVTPQITAAYDDRDAARELARRADVITYEFENVDADVAALLTAESYVPQGSALLYTTQHRLREKAAIEAAGVPVAPYRKAGSLAELTAAAAELGLPCVLKTATGGYDGKGQAVIRQPVELEAAFRQVAPGVSAGGAPPELVLEKFVAFKCEISVVAARSASGEVKSFPAAENIHVNNILHMSIVPARVPEEIQRRACELAERIVSGMNAVGLLAVEMFVTDSGELFVNELAPRPHNSGHYTMDACVTSQFEQHVRAICNLPLGDTTLLTPVVMVNVLGQHLDGAIQAVCTPDEAGNRLGVAPKLHIYGKSESKTGRKMGHINLLCKDTGDGLSWVEQTNLWRN; encoded by the coding sequence ATGAGGCCGGAGGAGCTGAAGGCCGGTGGAATGGCGGCTCCGGCGGAGAAGCTGAAAGCACAGAGCCTGGGGGCTGCGGGGCAAAGCAGCCCGGAGGGCAGGGGGAATGCGAAGCCGGCAGCTGCCGCTTCGGGGGACACCGCCGCGCCGGGTACAGGCGCGCCCCGGACATTGCTGCCCGGCGCGACCATCGGCGTCCTCGGCGGCGGGCAGCTCGGGCGGATGATGGCGCTGGCGGGCAGCGCCATGGGCTACCGCTTCGTAGCGCTGGACCCTGCGCCGGATGCGCCCTGCGGGCAGGTGACGCCGCAGATTACAGCGGCGTACGACGACCGGGACGCGGCGCGTGAGCTGGCCCGGCGCGCGGACGTCATCACGTACGAGTTCGAGAACGTCGACGCGGATGTGGCAGCACTGCTGACGGCTGAGTCGTACGTGCCGCAGGGCAGCGCGCTGCTGTATACGACGCAGCATCGGCTGCGCGAGAAGGCCGCCATCGAGGCGGCAGGCGTCCCAGTCGCCCCTTACCGCAAGGCCGGCAGTCTGGCCGAGCTTACGGCCGCTGCAGCCGAGCTGGGCCTTCCCTGTGTGCTGAAGACAGCCACAGGGGGATACGACGGCAAGGGACAAGCCGTCATCCGCCAACCGGTAGAGCTGGAAGCCGCCTTCCGGCAGGTAGCGCCTGGCGTCTCAGCCGGCGGCGCTCCACCAGAGCTGGTGCTGGAGAAATTTGTCGCCTTCAAATGCGAAATTTCTGTGGTGGCTGCACGCAGCGCCTCCGGCGAGGTGAAGAGCTTTCCGGCCGCGGAGAATATCCATGTGAACAACATCCTGCATATGTCTATCGTGCCTGCAAGGGTGCCGGAAGAGATTCAGCGGCGGGCCTGCGAGCTGGCCGAGCGGATTGTCTCCGGGATGAATGCGGTTGGACTGCTCGCCGTAGAAATGTTCGTCACAGACAGCGGCGAGCTGTTCGTAAATGAGCTGGCGCCGCGTCCGCATAATTCCGGGCATTACACGATGGATGCCTGTGTCACCTCGCAGTTTGAGCAGCATGTGCGGGCCATCTGCAATCTGCCGCTTGGAGACACCACACTGCTAACCCCTGTGGTCATGGTGAATGTGCTTGGCCAGCATCTGGATGGAGCCATTCAGGCGGTCTGTACCCCGGATGAAGCAGGAAACCGGCTTGGTGTAGCACCCAAGCTTCATATATATGGCAAGTCTGAGAGCAAGACCGGCCGCAAAATGGGACACATCAACCTGCTCTGCAAGGATACCGGCGACGGACTGTCCTGGGTGGAGCAAACTAACCTTTGGAGGAACTGA
- the purE gene encoding 5-(carboxyamino)imidazole ribonucleotide mutase: MSVQVGVIMGSKSDWETMEHACNVLEELGIAYEKKVISAHRTPDLMFRYAEEAAGRGLRVIIAGAGGAAHLPGMVAAKTMLPVIGVPVQSKALNGLDSLLSIVQMPGGIPVATVAIGRAGATNAGLLAAQIIGAFDPEVQSKAQQRRDAIQREVLESSESL, encoded by the coding sequence ATGTCTGTGCAGGTTGGTGTCATCATGGGCAGCAAGTCAGATTGGGAAACGATGGAGCATGCTTGCAACGTCCTTGAGGAGCTGGGGATAGCGTATGAGAAAAAGGTGATATCGGCGCACCGCACACCGGATCTGATGTTCCGCTACGCGGAGGAAGCGGCAGGCCGCGGCTTGCGCGTCATTATTGCCGGAGCAGGCGGAGCAGCGCATCTGCCGGGCATGGTGGCAGCAAAGACCATGCTGCCCGTTATCGGTGTCCCGGTGCAGTCGAAGGCGCTGAATGGTCTGGATTCGCTGCTCTCTATTGTGCAGATGCCGGGTGGCATTCCGGTAGCCACCGTTGCGATTGGCCGTGCAGGGGCGACCAATGCGGGGCTGCTGGCCGCGCAGATCATCGGCGCGTTCGATCCTGAGGTGCAGAGCAAGGCGCAGCAGCGGCGCGACGCCATTCAGCGCGAAGTGCTGGAAAGCAGCGAGAGCCTATGA
- the purB gene encoding adenylosuccinate lyase has translation MIERYSRPEMRAIWTEENKFNAWLEVEICACEAWAELGVIPYEDAAKLRKDAKFDIDRINEIELETRHDVIAFTRAVSESLGAERKWVHYGLTSTDVVDTALGYLLRQANEILEKDIINFIEILKDKALAYKDTPMMGRTHGVHAEPTTFGLKMALWYEEMKRNLERFRHAANGVQFGKISGAVGTYANIDPFVEEFVCRKLGTSPAPISTQTLQRDRHAEYMAALALVATSLDKFATEIRALQKSEIREVEEAFAKGQKGSSAMPHKRNPIGCENISGLSRVIRGHMVTAYENVPLWHERDISHSSVERIILPDATMLLNYMLNRFGNIVKNLTVFPDNMKRNMNRTFGVPFSGRILTKLIDKGFSREQAYDTVQPRAMQAWEEQTQFRDIVEATPEITAVLSPEEIEDAFNPSWHLKHVDTIFRKLELI, from the coding sequence ATGATCGAACGTTACAGCAGACCTGAGATGCGGGCCATTTGGACCGAAGAGAATAAATTCAACGCGTGGCTGGAAGTGGAAATTTGCGCATGCGAGGCTTGGGCCGAGCTGGGAGTCATCCCGTATGAGGATGCTGCGAAGCTGCGCAAGGATGCCAAATTCGACATCGACCGCATTAATGAGATTGAGCTCGAAACGCGTCATGATGTGATTGCTTTTACCCGTGCGGTATCCGAGAGCCTGGGCGCGGAGCGCAAATGGGTGCACTACGGATTAACCTCGACGGACGTTGTGGATACGGCGCTCGGCTATCTGCTGCGCCAGGCCAACGAAATTCTGGAGAAGGATATTATCAATTTCATCGAAATCCTCAAAGACAAAGCGCTGGCTTACAAAGACACTCCGATGATGGGGCGCACCCATGGCGTGCACGCTGAGCCAACTACGTTTGGACTCAAAATGGCGCTCTGGTACGAGGAAATGAAGCGCAATCTGGAGCGTTTCCGCCATGCTGCAAACGGCGTGCAGTTCGGCAAAATCTCCGGAGCGGTCGGCACTTACGCCAATATCGACCCGTTCGTTGAAGAATTTGTCTGCCGCAAGCTGGGCACCAGCCCGGCGCCAATTTCCACACAGACGCTGCAGCGTGACCGCCACGCGGAGTATATGGCTGCGCTGGCCCTTGTCGCTACTTCCCTGGACAAGTTCGCTACCGAAATCCGCGCGCTGCAAAAGAGCGAAATCCGCGAGGTGGAGGAGGCTTTTGCCAAAGGACAAAAGGGTTCGTCGGCAATGCCGCATAAACGTAATCCGATCGGCTGCGAGAACATCTCCGGCCTGTCCCGTGTTATCCGCGGCCACATGGTTACTGCTTACGAGAACGTGCCGCTGTGGCATGAACGTGATATCTCACACTCTTCTGTGGAGCGGATTATCCTGCCGGATGCGACTATGCTGCTGAACTATATGCTGAACCGCTTCGGCAACATCGTGAAGAACCTGACTGTGTTCCCGGACAATATGAAGCGCAACATGAACCGCACCTTCGGGGTGCCGTTCTCCGGACGCATCTTGACCAAGCTGATTGACAAGGGCTTCAGCCGCGAGCAGGCCTACGATACCGTGCAGCCGCGCGCGATGCAGGCCTGGGAGGAGCAAACCCAGTTCCGCGATATCGTAGAGGCTACCCCGGAGATCACCGCTGTGCTCAGCCCGGAAGAGATTGAGGATGCTTTTAATCCTTCCTGGCACCTTAAGCATGTGGATACCATCTTCCGCAAGCTGGAGCTTATCTAA
- a CDS encoding DUF1294 domain-containing protein translates to MVQVVLLWFALINIIGYVVMSEDKNKARKRRDRVPEKTLFLLAFMGGALGVLIAMYHKRHKTRHTSFVIGIPLLLLLNILLYGYFLG, encoded by the coding sequence ATGGTCCAGGTTGTATTGCTGTGGTTCGCACTGATTAATATTATTGGTTATGTGGTCATGTCCGAGGACAAGAACAAGGCCAGGAAAAGACGGGACCGTGTACCCGAAAAAACACTGTTTCTGCTGGCATTCATGGGCGGCGCGCTGGGCGTGCTGATTGCCATGTACCACAAACGCCACAAGACCAGGCATACTTCCTTCGTGATCGGAATTCCGCTCTTGCTGCTGCTGAACATCTTGCTGTATGGTTATTTTTTGGGATAA